The stretch of DNA AAAAAGGATTCCTTCACTCAATTAAATAAAGCTCAAAATGTGAACAAAGTTCATaccaaaaaagaaatcttatttGTGGCCAtatttttgattcttttttagaattttttatagaagaaacatcacaattttttaaagattttaagatCCTCTCCAGCTCTTCCCAAGTTAAGTCTTTCCGTACTTTTGCTTCTCTGTGAGACTGATCATCAATATACTAAAGacaaattttatggaaaaatgattaaaattaaatcaaagaaactgaaatacttttaatgaaatttatttcttaattttatttttggagtaTAAATCGACTAAATACTCACCCCACTCCACCTCTATAAAGTAACCAAATTagattttctctgcaaaataaattcaaatcaatatgtaaacttatttatatattgtatgaaaaaaaaatatgaatgaaataaaCATCAAATTACCTTTATGAGTGTAAGAAATTGTTGTTAATTTTGTAATGCTTCGaggaaatcaaaaattattcagaaatCTCCAAACAGATTTACGATTTTTCACTGGGATTAACGGGGAAAAGTCAGCAACGCTAGCAAAGATTtggtcaaaaattaatataatgacgtcaccattgtttttttgtttctttaaccctttcaggatcgaggtttctaacctcaaatctgtgaccttaattttctcccaaaaagaaaatgtttttccattttttcttttgacgatattgaagtaatggaacttccctacagatttagaatttatcacgaaatgtcTAATAGATTTTAGATCTTTTAGATAGATTGAccagaaaaatcctccaagggttaatgaaaaaagaatttatgctaAAGAGTGTTCTTAAAGAGTTAAAATTtgttaatgaattattttgtctGAAAAACCTTTGCTATAGCTTTCGATTTCATCTAAACTCGATGTATTTAAAGGCTTGGACCTTcacaaaaacaatttcattaaCCCTtagaggatcgaggtttctaaaatcaaaaatttgaccttaattttctctcaggaaaaaatatttttccaagttttctttcaacgaTCTTGAGGACTTCCCTTATAGACAGAAGATGTAAAATAtatcacgaaatgttaaatacttagattttattaattttgagatGATTGTAGTCCAATTTAAGATTGGCTACCAAAAATTCGTACGAGCAGCGGAACACGGCCAACTAAGTGTCCCACATGCGCCCCTGACGAAACTCAGAAAGAGACTGACCCATACCGGAGCGTGCTAATGGACGACGCTCACACGTACATCCACCGCCTAGGACACTTAGCTCGTACCTTTCCCCCACCCGTTTGCCATGAGACTAGGGtctggaaaaaattaggactacatgattttaaaaaaaagtcgaattgacCACTTTAGCCATCCAAACCCTACAAGGATTGaggaaaacttaattttataatgaatttttttttattcaatcaaaAGTGGTGTAATGAAATACTTGAGATTAGCCGTTGGTTCTTCGAGAATGTTGGAGTGTGTAGTTGTACTGCCAGCACGACGTGCTGCTGTTGCATCAGGATTGCAATTATTCACCAACAACTCGATGTTCAGGAGTCCTGTATTGTAAATGGTGAGAGCCACTGTATGGGCGAATGCCAGGCACTTTGATGCGAAACGAATGTGTGAGCTCCTATAGCGCATTTGTAGGTCCTGCGTGCAGTTGAACTGAACGATGGTATTGCTGGTTTTTGCAACTTGAACCGTTGCTTCGGCATGAACACGCCCCGTGGCACGGAGGAGGAAGTACGGCTCACGTGGGCTGAGGAGAATGGCAATTTCCTCCGATGACACATCAATCTCATTGAAGAGCATTGCAAAGTTTATCCCCTTCATGATGATGGTGTTGCATTCATTGGGCATTGTGTGCTTGTGGAAGTTCAGTGCGCCCGAGAAGGATTTTGTCTTCAATTCCGCCTCAATGGCAATATTGCTGTCTGTGGCCCGATTGAAGGCAAGTACAAGGGGGTATGCAGCACCACTGTAGAtgataattaatttgcaatcttCATCCGATGTCATACGGAGGCAATTTGTGAGGCTGGACAGATTGAGGGCAAAGGAGATTGTTGTGTCCACTTGATCCAGCTGTGGTTTGAGGTAGTACTCAGCAAAGATTTCTTGTGGTATAAATAGAGATGCTTGAATGCAGAGACCATCCTCCACAGTCAAGCGCATTCCCCCcttttcaatttcaagaattacATCCTCCACAATTGTCAGGGATTTTAAAATATGTCTCAAGAATTTCACATTGTGCAATGTAGCCCCGAAGAGCATGTCCTCTTCCCgtaaattcctcattttttgaaaaaagttttttattcagTATAATTAAATACCGTTAGAAGGGAAAGAGCCAGAAGGTGTTTACACTGAAATCTCTCAGATTTAGCAATGAAATGTTCTTTGAATGCTTGGCACTGGCACGtgagggaattttcttctacgtGATAAATTTTAGTCCCACTGccgtaaattttaaattgctgACAATTATTTTTCGATGGACACTCAAGGCAGGGCTTAATTCGCTTTTCCCTCAAAATTGTCAATGCTTTGCTAAGGGCGGAACTCCCGTAAATTATTTCCAACTGACGAAGTTGTCGTTTTGGTActgaaataaacaattttattttatttagaaataaaagttttagaggaaaatgtaaaataaggggattaaaaatttgtattgtaattaaaataatttgtaatccTATTCACcacgaattttcatttcttgaaaagaaagtcaatttattggaaaaactaataattttatgtaaaatatgaTAAACGATGCTTGTTTTTGAGTAAATTCGGTAAATTCTAAATCAAACtgcaaaatattacaaaaaaaaagtttcacaatattgcaaaaaaaaagattttttagaaaatattttaatgattttgataaatttcgaaaaaaaaac from Lutzomyia longipalpis isolate SR_M1_2022 chromosome 1, ASM2433408v1 encodes:
- the LOC129796857 gene encoding uncharacterized protein LOC129796857, with amino-acid sequence MRNLREEDMLFGATLHNVKFLRHILKSLTIVEDVILEIEKGGMRLTVEDGLCIQASLFIPQEIFAEYYLKPQLDQVDTTISFALNLSSLTNCLRMTSDEDCKLIIIYSGAAYPLVLAFNRATDSNIAIEAELKTKSFSGALNFHKHTMPNECNTIIMKGINFAMLFNEIDVSSEEIAILLSPREPYFLLRATGRVHAEATVQVAKTSNTIVQFNCTQDLQMRYRSSHIRFASKCLAFAHTVALTIYNTGLLNIELLVNNCNPDATAARRAGSTTTHSNILEEPTANLKYFITPLLIE